Proteins from a genomic interval of Ndongobacter massiliensis:
- a CDS encoding S41 family peptidase: MCKRSTEVLSGDPLHKVFRRGALLLCILLLLGACKTGPDTASNQPVEQSEATAQSAVTNADATSEKAPVSSGMVSNEPSVATLQTLQQDIARVESDFLSSWSLDLPEPQIPAPLTSAQREADFEALYAILSEDYPFFGVEKRRTGVDWRTRKEEYVARVRACADDEAFFEEIAAILDDLHNDHTKLCGWEEIESVLEHYSYYADLPSIREEYLALNLPVVRDRYNVEGQQPSADANGVWEDDPSQWVHNLFCQDLVAGRVGYIVVPEMLSETEWGYDQQVLQEYLQTAIDYPALVVDIRQNPGGLMEYWLNFLAPTLADRSYRATNWLFFRGGAPSRRMLHALEPSVTAIAELPQRLHMLGNRAPIFAHREDLKEFSWFYEDDQEVAPLQDGPRFHGRLYLLVDDGVYSAAEAFASFAKQSGFAQLIGRRTGGDGITMGMLYRVLPNSGLVFTYPNALGYSQDGKINEEEKTEPDVVTSDPIGWVLEREASLQTWNDRKGEKDE, from the coding sequence ATGTGTAAGCGCAGTACGGAAGTGTTGAGCGGGGACCCTCTGCACAAGGTGTTCCGGCGGGGTGCGCTTCTTTTGTGCATTCTCCTGTTGCTGGGCGCCTGCAAAACGGGACCCGACACGGCGTCGAATCAGCCGGTCGAGCAGTCCGAGGCGACAGCACAGAGTGCGGTCACGAATGCGGACGCGACGAGCGAGAAAGCGCCGGTAAGTTCCGGTATGGTATCGAACGAGCCGTCGGTGGCCACGCTACAGACGCTGCAGCAAGACATCGCACGGGTGGAATCGGATTTTCTATCTTCGTGGTCCTTGGATCTGCCGGAGCCGCAAATTCCGGCTCCCCTTACGTCAGCGCAGCGCGAAGCGGATTTTGAAGCATTGTATGCGATCCTGTCTGAGGATTATCCGTTTTTCGGGGTGGAAAAGCGTCGCACGGGTGTGGATTGGCGCACCAGAAAAGAAGAGTATGTCGCGCGGGTCCGCGCTTGTGCGGATGACGAAGCGTTCTTTGAAGAAATCGCCGCAATTTTAGACGATTTGCACAACGATCACACCAAACTTTGCGGTTGGGAAGAAATTGAATCGGTGCTGGAGCACTACTCATATTACGCGGATCTGCCTTCCATTCGCGAAGAATATCTCGCATTAAATTTGCCCGTGGTGCGCGATCGCTATAACGTGGAGGGGCAGCAGCCTTCCGCAGATGCGAACGGGGTTTGGGAGGACGATCCGTCGCAATGGGTGCACAATCTTTTTTGCCAGGATCTGGTCGCCGGGCGTGTCGGGTATATCGTCGTGCCGGAGATGCTCTCGGAGACCGAATGGGGCTATGATCAGCAAGTACTGCAGGAATATCTGCAAACGGCAATCGATTATCCGGCACTGGTTGTGGATATTCGGCAAAATCCGGGCGGGCTCATGGAATATTGGCTGAATTTTCTGGCACCGACCCTAGCGGATCGTTCCTACCGGGCGACCAACTGGCTCTTTTTCCGCGGCGGCGCGCCGTCTCGGCGCATGTTGCATGCACTGGAACCATCCGTGACGGCCATTGCGGAATTGCCGCAGCGCCTGCACATGTTGGGAAATCGTGCTCCGATTTTTGCTCATAGGGAAGATTTGAAGGAATTTTCCTGGTTTTATGAAGATGATCAGGAAGTGGCGCCATTGCAGGACGGACCGCGCTTTCACGGGCGATTGTACCTCCTCGTGGACGACGGTGTGTACAGCGCCGCGGAAGCCTTTGCGTCTTTTGCCAAACAAAGCGGATTTGCGCAATTAATTGGAAGAAGAACCGGGGGCGACGGCATCACGATGGGTATGTTATATCGTGTCCTTCCGAATTCGGGGCTGGTGTTTACGTACCCGAATGCCCTCGGTTATTCGCAGGACGGAAAAATTAATGAAGAAGAAAAGACGGAGCCCGATGTGGTGACGTCGGATCCGATCGGTTGGGTGTTGGAACGCGAAGCTTCTTTGCAGACATGGAACGATCGGAAGGGGGAAAAGGATGAGTGA
- a CDS encoding 2-hydroxyacyl-CoA dehydratase, whose amino-acid sequence MAYFVGLDVGSTTVKVAVFDANQQVVFSLYRRHRSDVKETVRCVLEALYDKLGDVSVHMNVTGSGGMFVETVLGIPFVQEVIAETTAIRKEIPQTDVIIELGGEDSKITYLAGNIEQRMNSICAGGTGAFIDQMAALLDTDAGGLNQLADAYTKLYPIASRCGVFAKTDVQALLNDGASKEDIAMSVLQSVVNQTISNLACGRPIRGNVTFLGGPLHFLSNLRARFMETLGEENNRFYAPEDAQLFVAKGAAYSAQEGTEAVFLRTILARFDDVSAVVVDEQQTLDPLFTSQEEYDAFLAKHHTQQVLYKKLEAHVGPCYLGIDAGSTTSKMVLLDDDGAILYSHYSNNRGKPLEHVIENVKEIYARMRPDVYIAYSGITGYGEDFIKAAIGVDTGEVETIAHYTAARYFDPEVDFILDIGGQDMKAMHISDGVIDSIQLNEACSSGCGSFLETFASTVDMDAKAFQKEALFAAHPTDLGSRCTVFMNSKVKQAQKQGAEVGDIAAGLCYSVIKNAIQKVIKVRDPKRLGRRLVVQGGTFYGDAILRAFEKITGRHATRPSIAGLMGAMGMALIARDRSTGLTRMKSAEELQNFSYKQRNARCGRCTNNCALTINVFSDGRRYISGNRCERGAGIKREASDLPNLFKYKYERLFHYYSSLSKEQACYPEVGIPRVLNMYENYPFWHTFFTRLGFPVRLSARSSRELYDKGLASISSETVCYPGKMVHGHIEDLVERGVKFIFYPSVFYETQEFHRADNHVNCPVVAGFPEVIKNNVASIDENGVAYLHPFLSFQDQEVLARRLVEVFDAFEIEGVKYHIDAARVRKAAEIAWREQDQFKEDIREEGARAIAYVRKEKGRKGIVLCGRPYHIDPEIHHGIPELINSMGLAVLSEDAVAYNMKDISKPLRVLDQWVYHSRLYRAAEFVAKDADLELIQLNSFGCGLDAVTTDQVADILRAHGKIYTLLKIDEVSNLGAIKIRIRSLVQALEERVEVRTPEPVLAQKAVFTRDMRKDGFTILVPAMAPDHFRILDAAMTSEGYKMDFLPRVDRKVIDAGLKYVNNDSCYPSITVVGQMMEALESGRYDPNRVALLMTQTGGACRASNYVGYIRKALQEMGHPQIPVIALSAQSIESSPGFRVTPRLLKKGVISLIAGDLLMRCANATRPYECHAGETDRVKERWIEAYRSLVQKPRMTRYRQLVQQTVREFDRIPRRDVVKPKAGIVGEILVKYLPEANNHLQDLLEAEGAEVVLPDLVDFFLYCLRNAKHKADLLKTNRFKAQLVQLGVHYIEYYRAPARHALRASTHFTEPFHIEQVERFAEEVVALGHQYGEGWLLSGEMIELIHEGAPNIVCIQPFGCLPNHITGKGVMKSIREKYPQANIVAIDYDPGASEVNQINRIKLMMTSARESVREEEQSV is encoded by the coding sequence ATGGCGTATTTTGTCGGCTTGGACGTCGGTTCAACGACGGTAAAAGTCGCTGTTTTCGATGCGAATCAGCAGGTGGTTTTTTCTTTGTATCGGCGGCATCGCAGTGATGTCAAAGAAACGGTTCGCTGCGTCTTGGAAGCCTTGTATGATAAATTGGGGGATGTGTCGGTGCACATGAATGTGACCGGTTCGGGCGGTATGTTTGTGGAAACCGTGCTGGGCATTCCCTTTGTACAGGAAGTCATTGCCGAAACAACCGCAATCCGCAAGGAGATTCCGCAGACGGATGTGATCATTGAATTGGGCGGAGAAGACTCCAAAATCACCTATTTGGCGGGCAATATTGAACAACGTATGAATTCCATTTGCGCCGGCGGTACCGGCGCATTTATCGACCAAATGGCGGCGTTACTGGATACCGATGCCGGCGGGTTGAATCAACTGGCCGATGCGTATACGAAGCTCTACCCGATCGCTTCGCGCTGCGGCGTCTTTGCCAAGACCGATGTGCAGGCGCTGCTAAACGATGGCGCCTCCAAAGAGGACATCGCCATGAGCGTTTTGCAGTCGGTGGTCAATCAGACGATCTCCAATTTGGCGTGCGGGCGGCCGATTCGTGGCAATGTGACCTTTTTAGGCGGACCGCTTCACTTTTTATCCAATCTGCGGGCGCGTTTTATGGAAACACTCGGCGAGGAGAATAACCGCTTTTATGCGCCGGAAGATGCCCAGCTCTTTGTGGCAAAAGGTGCCGCCTACAGCGCACAGGAGGGGACGGAAGCCGTCTTCCTGCGCACGATTTTAGCGCGCTTTGACGATGTGTCGGCGGTGGTTGTCGATGAACAGCAGACCTTGGATCCGTTATTTACCTCGCAGGAAGAGTATGATGCATTTTTAGCGAAACATCATACCCAGCAGGTCCTGTACAAAAAATTGGAAGCGCACGTCGGCCCCTGTTATCTGGGGATCGATGCCGGCTCCACGACGTCAAAAATGGTGCTGTTGGACGACGACGGCGCGATTCTTTATTCCCATTACTCGAATAACCGCGGCAAGCCGCTCGAACACGTCATCGAAAATGTGAAGGAAATTTACGCGCGGATGCGCCCGGACGTCTATATTGCGTATTCCGGCATCACCGGCTACGGGGAAGATTTTATCAAGGCGGCGATCGGTGTCGACACGGGAGAAGTCGAGACGATCGCGCATTACACGGCTGCGCGCTACTTTGACCCTGAAGTGGATTTTATTTTGGACATTGGCGGGCAGGACATGAAAGCGATGCATATTTCCGACGGGGTCATCGATTCAATCCAGTTGAACGAAGCGTGTTCTTCCGGATGCGGCTCGTTTTTGGAGACCTTTGCCTCTACCGTGGATATGGATGCGAAAGCCTTTCAAAAAGAAGCCCTTTTTGCCGCGCATCCGACGGATCTGGGCAGCCGCTGCACGGTATTTATGAACTCTAAAGTCAAACAGGCGCAAAAGCAGGGAGCGGAAGTCGGTGACATCGCAGCGGGGCTGTGTTACTCGGTCATTAAAAATGCGATTCAAAAGGTCATCAAGGTGCGAGATCCGAAACGTTTAGGTCGCCGCTTGGTCGTGCAGGGTGGAACATTCTACGGGGATGCAATCCTACGCGCGTTTGAAAAAATCACGGGGCGCCACGCGACGCGCCCGTCTATCGCCGGGCTCATGGGTGCGATGGGCATGGCCTTGATTGCACGGGATCGTTCCACGGGCTTGACACGGATGAAATCCGCGGAAGAACTGCAAAATTTCTCCTACAAACAACGCAATGCGCGCTGTGGGCGGTGCACGAATAATTGCGCGCTGACCATCAATGTGTTTTCCGACGGCCGTCGCTACATTTCCGGCAACCGCTGTGAGCGTGGCGCCGGCATCAAGCGCGAAGCGTCGGATTTGCCCAATCTGTTCAAGTACAAGTACGAGCGACTGTTTCATTACTACAGCTCGCTGTCCAAGGAGCAGGCGTGCTACCCCGAGGTGGGCATTCCGCGGGTGCTGAATATGTATGAGAATTATCCTTTCTGGCATACATTTTTCACGCGGCTGGGCTTTCCGGTGCGCCTTTCGGCGCGCAGCTCCCGGGAATTGTACGATAAGGGGTTGGCGTCGATTTCTTCGGAGACGGTCTGCTATCCGGGAAAGATGGTGCACGGGCACATCGAAGATTTGGTGGAACGGGGCGTGAAATTCATCTTCTATCCCAGTGTGTTCTACGAGACGCAGGAGTTTCACCGGGCGGACAATCATGTGAATTGTCCCGTCGTTGCGGGTTTTCCCGAAGTGATCAAAAACAACGTTGCCTCTATCGATGAAAACGGCGTGGCCTACTTGCATCCGTTTCTCTCATTTCAGGATCAGGAAGTGCTGGCCAGGCGCCTGGTCGAAGTATTCGACGCCTTTGAAATCGAAGGGGTCAAGTATCACATTGATGCGGCGCGGGTGCGCAAGGCGGCGGAAATTGCGTGGAGAGAACAAGATCAATTCAAGGAAGACATTCGCGAAGAGGGCGCGCGGGCGATTGCGTATGTGCGCAAGGAAAAGGGACGCAAGGGCATTGTACTGTGCGGGCGCCCCTATCACATCGATCCGGAGATTCATCACGGCATTCCGGAACTCATCAACAGCATGGGATTAGCAGTGCTGTCCGAGGATGCCGTTGCCTATAATATGAAGGACATTTCCAAGCCATTGCGCGTATTGGATCAGTGGGTGTACCATTCGCGGTTGTACCGGGCGGCGGAGTTTGTCGCGAAGGACGCGGATTTGGAGTTGATTCAGCTGAATTCTTTCGGTTGCGGGCTCGACGCAGTGACGACCGATCAGGTCGCGGATATTTTGCGGGCGCACGGGAAAATTTACACACTGTTAAAAATTGACGAAGTGTCCAACTTAGGGGCGATAAAAATCCGCATTCGCTCCCTGGTCCAGGCGTTGGAAGAGCGCGTGGAGGTGCGCACGCCGGAACCGGTATTGGCGCAAAAAGCTGTTTTTACGCGCGATATGCGCAAAGACGGGTTTACCATTTTGGTGCCGGCGATGGCACCGGATCATTTCCGCATTCTCGATGCAGCGATGACCAGTGAAGGTTACAAGATGGATTTTCTGCCGCGCGTCGACCGCAAGGTCATTGATGCGGGGTTGAAATATGTGAATAATGATTCGTGTTATCCGTCCATCACGGTGGTGGGACAGATGATGGAAGCGTTGGAATCGGGGCGTTATGATCCGAATCGGGTGGCGCTTCTGATGACGCAGACCGGCGGTGCATGCCGCGCTTCCAATTATGTGGGATATATCCGCAAAGCGCTGCAGGAAATGGGCCATCCGCAAATTCCGGTCATTGCGCTCTCCGCGCAGTCCATTGAATCCAGCCCCGGTTTTCGTGTGACACCCAGGCTGCTGAAAAAAGGCGTGATTTCACTGATTGCCGGCGATCTCCTTATGCGCTGTGCGAATGCGACGCGCCCGTACGAGTGTCATGCCGGAGAAACGGACCGCGTGAAGGAACGTTGGATTGAAGCTTATCGCAGCTTGGTCCAAAAGCCGCGCATGACCCGGTATCGGCAACTGGTGCAGCAGACCGTGCGTGAATTTGATCGCATTCCGCGGCGCGATGTGGTGAAGCCGAAAGCGGGCATCGTCGGGGAAATTCTCGTCAAGTATCTGCCGGAAGCGAACAATCATCTGCAAGATCTGTTGGAAGCAGAAGGGGCGGAAGTGGTTTTGCCGGATCTGGTGGACTTTTTCCTGTACTGTCTGCGCAATGCGAAACACAAGGCGGACTTGCTCAAGACGAATCGATTTAAGGCACAGCTTGTACAGCTTGGGGTCCACTACATTGAATATTATCGTGCGCCTGCGCGGCATGCGCTGCGCGCTTCTACGCATTTTACCGAACCCTTTCACATCGAACAGGTAGAGCGGTTTGCCGAAGAGGTTGTAGCGCTGGGGCATCAATACGGCGAGGGGTGGTTGCTCAGCGGGGAAATGATTGAACTGATTCATGAAGGGGCGCCGAACATCGTCTGCATTCAGCCCTTCGGCTGTTTACCGAATCACATCACGGGCAAAGGCGTGATGAAGTCGATTCGTGAAAAATATCCGCAGGCGAATATCGTGGCGATCGATTACGACCCGGGCGCGAGTGAGGTCAATCAGATCAATCGCATCAAACTTATGATGACAAGCGCCCGTGAGAGCGTGCGCGAGGAAGAACAATCGGTCTGA
- a CDS encoding FprA family A-type flavoprotein produces the protein MNIRSVAINDFLSYIGVNDREVQLFESQWPLPDGVTYNSYLIRSDKTALLDTVKVTRAEDFIENLKEALNGRSLDYLVIHHMEPDHSGAIDLVVNLFPDVEIVGNKKAIEFLHNFYDMKQVRTREVKEGDVLDLGAQKLQFFMTPMVHWPESMVSYEPGSGILFSQDIFGSYGALSGGIYDDNIDWFVRADEAARYYSNIVAKYGRQAKKALQKLEALDIKMICSIHGPVWRTHPERIIDLYKRLANWEVEDGATIVFGSMYGNTAQMAEIIARALAQNGVSNIRLFDVAKTHASYLQHEIAKRRATVLLSCSYNNGLFPPMENLCNIIAENKMENHLLGIAGNFSWSGGGLKNLQKFAESQKGFELLEPMVEVRSAVKEADVERLQELAKTIADALKERREDSVKDLLGRA, from the coding sequence ATGAATATACGCAGCGTAGCAATTAACGATTTCCTATCTTACATCGGTGTCAATGACCGTGAAGTGCAGCTTTTTGAGAGCCAGTGGCCCTTGCCGGATGGCGTCACCTATAATTCCTATTTGATTCGCTCCGATAAGACCGCGCTTTTGGATACGGTCAAGGTGACGAGGGCGGAAGATTTTATTGAGAACCTGAAAGAAGCGCTGAACGGGCGCTCGCTGGATTATCTTGTCATTCATCATATGGAACCGGATCATAGCGGTGCGATTGACCTGGTTGTCAATTTGTTCCCGGATGTGGAAATTGTCGGCAATAAAAAAGCGATTGAGTTTTTACACAATTTTTACGACATGAAACAGGTACGCACCCGGGAAGTCAAAGAAGGTGATGTTTTAGACCTCGGTGCGCAGAAACTGCAGTTTTTCATGACCCCGATGGTACATTGGCCCGAATCCATGGTTAGCTATGAACCCGGAAGCGGCATTCTCTTTTCGCAGGACATCTTCGGCAGTTATGGTGCGCTGTCTGGCGGCATTTACGACGACAACATCGACTGGTTTGTGCGTGCGGATGAAGCGGCGCGCTACTATTCGAATATTGTAGCGAAATACGGACGTCAGGCCAAAAAAGCGCTGCAAAAGTTGGAAGCGTTGGACATTAAAATGATCTGCAGCATACACGGTCCGGTGTGGCGCACACATCCGGAACGCATCATTGACCTGTACAAGCGATTGGCAAATTGGGAAGTGGAAGACGGCGCAACGATTGTGTTCGGCAGCATGTACGGAAACACGGCGCAGATGGCGGAAATCATAGCGCGAGCGCTGGCGCAAAACGGCGTATCGAACATCCGTCTTTTTGATGTCGCAAAGACGCACGCGTCCTACCTGCAGCATGAGATTGCCAAACGCCGTGCGACGGTGTTGTTGAGTTGTTCCTACAACAATGGACTGTTCCCGCCCATGGAAAATCTGTGTAATATCATTGCGGAAAATAAGATGGAAAATCATCTGCTCGGCATCGCCGGCAACTTTTCGTGGAGCGGCGGGGGTCTCAAGAACTTGCAGAAATTTGCCGAGTCACAGAAGGGGTTTGAACTTCTGGAGCCCATGGTTGAAGTGCGGAGCGCCGTAAAAGAGGCCGATGTCGAAAGGCTACAAGAGTTAGCGAAAACGATAGCGGATGCCCTGAAGGAGCGTCGCGAGGACAGCGTCAAGGACCTGTTGGGACGTGCGTAA
- a CDS encoding LCP family protein: MKRWIKRIVLLAAVGVLFFWFVQDRLDRLYAAEQKASGSGATVENNGRIDVEKLANENRVQRVVEHELFFLLAGVDENEEKGQGGVRSDTMMLFKADFDKGTIDLLSLPRDSRVYVEEQYTKLNHAHAYGGMDLTIQTIRDWLGVDLDYFVEVDYQGVKDIVNAMGGVEYTVPEEVEAYGYTTAEGEERVMRPGKQVLDGEAALSYLRHRNSYSSGDLGRVEAQQAFLKTVVKQLLSSDAISHLPALIKTYFQHVRTNIPWTDIAGMLPQLNQFTDAELTTHTIPGVGEYIGDVSYFLVDAEKTEALVRELFPNYLLRNRAELPPDWELLEMNDTSFDTPLEEEPDTEYDTPEYEESNDFEGMNVEPESFDAETMQGQEIQGDSGEGE, from the coding sequence ATGAAACGGTGGATAAAGCGCATCGTTCTATTGGCGGCAGTAGGCGTATTGTTTTTCTGGTTTGTCCAGGATCGATTGGACCGCCTGTATGCGGCGGAGCAAAAGGCATCGGGCAGCGGTGCGACAGTGGAAAATAATGGCCGAATCGACGTGGAAAAATTGGCAAATGAAAATCGCGTGCAGCGCGTTGTGGAACACGAATTGTTCTTCTTGTTGGCGGGGGTGGACGAAAATGAGGAAAAAGGGCAGGGTGGCGTCCGCTCCGATACGATGATGCTTTTCAAGGCGGATTTTGATAAAGGAACCATCGATTTATTGTCCCTGCCGCGGGATTCACGGGTTTACGTCGAAGAGCAGTACACGAAGCTGAATCATGCGCATGCCTACGGCGGGATGGATCTGACCATCCAAACCATTCGCGATTGGCTGGGAGTGGATTTGGACTATTTCGTAGAAGTGGATTATCAGGGCGTTAAAGATATCGTCAATGCCATGGGTGGCGTCGAATATACCGTACCGGAGGAAGTCGAGGCTTACGGTTATACGACGGCGGAAGGCGAGGAGCGCGTGATGCGTCCGGGGAAACAGGTATTGGACGGGGAAGCGGCGCTGTCGTATCTGCGCCACCGCAACAGCTACAGCAGCGGCGATTTGGGACGCGTGGAAGCGCAGCAGGCATTTTTGAAAACCGTCGTGAAGCAGCTCCTTTCTTCCGATGCCATCTCCCATTTGCCCGCGCTGATCAAAACGTATTTTCAACACGTGCGCACCAACATTCCCTGGACGGATATTGCCGGCATGTTGCCGCAGCTAAATCAGTTTACCGATGCGGAATTGACGACGCATACGATTCCCGGGGTGGGTGAATATATCGGCGATGTCTCGTATTTCTTGGTGGACGCCGAAAAGACGGAGGCGCTGGTGCGCGAATTATTTCCGAATTACCTCCTGCGCAACCGCGCGGAGTTGCCGCCGGATTGGGAGCTTTTGGAGATGAACGACACCTCGTTTGACACGCCGTTAGAAGAGGAGCCGGATACGGAATACGATACACCGGAGTATGAGGAATCGAACGATTTCGAGGGGATGAATGTGGAGCCAGAATCTTTCGATGCGGAGACGATGCAGGGACAGGAGATCCAGGGGGATTCCGGCGAAGGCGAATAG
- the fni gene encoding type 2 isopentenyl-diphosphate Delta-isomerase, producing MRNERKDDHIYKYLKTEYKGDTLLGDVYFETNALPELNVDDIDPSVTFCGKTIGFPLLINAMTGGTDMTEGINQDLAMLARDFNLPMQVGSQRIALEDPNTVESFTIVRSVLGPEHVVLGNLGALATVHEIERALDMLQADAIGLHLNVAQELCMKEGDRHFRGTEAALRAAQQAFPGRILVKEVGFGLSKAVGRKLRDLQIPMIDVGGAGGTNFLELEDLRNVEADSSEFYDWGIPTAQSLLNIRSTCPDAFVIAGGGLRTASDMIRAGMLGADLCAMSGEILRYLLIGGYEYTKKALAMLIDRTKTGLLLLGCRRFEDLRNVPHRLTGKLAERVGDDV from the coding sequence ATGCGAAACGAACGAAAAGACGATCACATTTACAAGTATCTGAAGACCGAGTACAAGGGCGATACGCTGCTTGGCGATGTGTATTTTGAAACGAACGCACTGCCGGAATTGAATGTGGACGACATCGACCCCTCCGTCACTTTTTGCGGGAAGACGATCGGATTCCCACTCCTGATCAATGCCATGACGGGCGGAACGGACATGACGGAAGGGATCAATCAGGATTTGGCGATGCTCGCCCGCGATTTCAATCTGCCGATGCAAGTCGGTTCACAGCGCATTGCACTCGAAGATCCGAACACGGTGGAGAGCTTTACCATTGTACGTTCCGTTCTGGGGCCGGAGCACGTGGTTTTGGGAAATTTAGGGGCTCTCGCGACGGTTCATGAAATCGAACGCGCCCTGGATATGCTGCAAGCCGACGCAATCGGGCTGCACCTGAATGTGGCACAGGAATTGTGTATGAAAGAGGGCGACCGTCATTTTCGCGGGACGGAAGCGGCATTGCGTGCCGCACAGCAGGCCTTTCCCGGACGCATTCTCGTCAAGGAAGTGGGCTTTGGTTTGAGCAAGGCGGTGGGGCGGAAGCTCCGCGATCTGCAGATTCCGATGATCGACGTGGGCGGTGCGGGCGGCACAAACTTTTTGGAATTGGAAGATTTGCGCAATGTCGAAGCGGACAGTTCCGAGTTTTACGATTGGGGCATTCCCACTGCCCAGTCGCTGCTCAATATTCGTTCGACCTGTCCGGACGCCTTTGTCATCGCGGGGGGCGGACTGCGTACGGCAAGCGACATGATCCGCGCGGGCATGCTCGGAGCCGACCTTTGTGCGATGAGCGGCGAAATCCTGCGCTATCTGTTGATCGGCGGCTACGAATACACGAAAAAAGCGTTGGCGATGCTTATTGATCGGACAAAAACAGGGCTGCTGCTTTTGGGTTGTCGGCGTTTTGAAGACCTGCGCAATGTGCCGCATCGCTTGACCGGCAAATTGGCGGAAAGAGTCGGTGACGATGTGTAA
- a CDS encoding Mrp/NBP35 family ATP-binding protein: MSEERKKPIFYQPPHEKSRIGRVIAVMSGKGGVGKSLVTGLAALAVARSGKNVGILDADITGPSIPASFGVKPPLPMVDGTAYAARSATGIQIVSTNLILPKETDPIIWKGPMIAQGVKQFWSDIVWEDVDVLFVDMPPGTGDVPLTVFQTLPVDGILIVASPQELVSMIVEKAINMARMMGVKVLGMIENMSYFRAPDTGTEYKIFGESHVDEVAAEKKIPVLAKLPLDPAVAATIDAGRIEELDTRVLSKVVDVIAALPLRKE; encoded by the coding sequence ATGAGTGAGGAAAGAAAAAAACCAATTTTTTACCAACCGCCGCATGAAAAGAGCCGGATCGGACGCGTCATTGCGGTCATGTCCGGCAAGGGCGGCGTAGGAAAATCACTGGTAACGGGACTTGCGGCGCTGGCCGTGGCGCGTTCCGGAAAAAATGTGGGCATTTTGGATGCGGATATTACCGGTCCTTCGATTCCCGCGTCGTTCGGCGTAAAACCGCCGCTGCCGATGGTGGACGGAACTGCCTATGCCGCCCGGAGTGCGACGGGCATTCAGATCGTTTCGACGAACTTGATATTGCCGAAGGAAACGGACCCGATTATCTGGAAGGGACCGATGATCGCACAGGGCGTGAAACAGTTTTGGAGCGATATTGTCTGGGAAGATGTCGATGTGCTTTTTGTCGACATGCCGCCCGGAACGGGCGATGTGCCGCTGACGGTTTTTCAGACTTTGCCCGTGGACGGCATTCTGATTGTCGCCTCGCCGCAGGAACTGGTGTCCATGATTGTTGAAAAAGCCATCAACATGGCGCGGATGATGGGCGTGAAAGTTTTGGGAATGATTGAGAATATGAGCTATTTCCGTGCACCGGACACGGGAACGGAGTACAAGATTTTTGGCGAAAGTCACGTCGATGAGGTGGCGGCGGAAAAGAAAATTCCGGTGTTGGCGAAGTTGCCGCTGGACCCCGCAGTGGCGGCGACCATCGATGCCGGGCGCATTGAAGAATTGGATACGCGGGTGCTTTCCAAAGTCGTGGATGTGATTGCGGCGTTGCCGCTGCGAAAGGAGTAA